One genomic window of bacterium includes the following:
- a CDS encoding S9 family peptidase, with the protein MKRNLLSLLLVILTSGIAGAADFTLAQFLNVQTSHRPSFHPNGTEVSFISNVSGEPQVWRVVGRQGTLVQTTFEPDGVDGAWWSPASPQHMIVSASRGGSERSKLYMINPNMSPLIPLTPVDDNAIYRFGCWSPDGSAFSYSSNARNGVDFDVFEHLITDSAPRLVYDGGGHLSSACYSRDNRYLVMVRDHSNVNSDILLYDRESGTTRLLTEHQGVEHFQLPHFDDTGTKLIALSNRGREYVGVCTIDIHSSEITWLETPDADIDVLSVAPDGLSYAFAQNDRGYSRFTFVDLRRETRVGGYRFPDGIIRGLTYAPDSKKIAITFGTADRPFDVWLYDVRVDVLAQLTHSATGGIPLDMFVKPELIEYETFDKRKIPAFWYKPRNATGKLPVVIAIHGGPESQARPDLSGWFQYLLYNGYAVLEPNVRGSAGFGRTYLELDNVRKRMDSVKDIEYAAKWLAKQKDVDKDKIVLYGGSYGGFMVLAGLTNYPDLFAAGIDVVGISNFVTFLENTGKYRKALREAEYGSLEHDREFLESVSPLNHVGKIKAPLFVIQGANDPRVPQSESDQMVEAIRARGGIVEYLVYPDEGHGLSKTENRLDAFQRAVEFLKTHVTK; encoded by the coding sequence ATGAAACGAAACCTGCTTTCACTCTTACTGGTCATTCTAACGTCTGGAATTGCCGGTGCTGCGGACTTCACGCTCGCTCAATTCCTGAACGTTCAGACGTCTCACCGTCCCAGTTTTCACCCGAACGGAACGGAAGTCAGCTTCATCTCTAACGTAAGCGGCGAACCGCAGGTATGGCGCGTCGTTGGCAGGCAGGGGACGCTTGTCCAAACAACCTTTGAGCCGGACGGGGTGGACGGAGCCTGGTGGTCCCCCGCGTCGCCCCAACACATGATCGTGTCTGCTTCGCGCGGAGGCAGCGAGCGCAGCAAGCTCTACATGATCAACCCCAACATGTCGCCCTTGATCCCGCTGACTCCCGTCGACGACAACGCCATCTACCGCTTCGGCTGCTGGTCGCCTGACGGATCCGCGTTCAGCTACTCTTCCAATGCTCGAAATGGCGTGGACTTCGATGTATTCGAGCATTTGATCACCGACTCCGCTCCCCGCTTGGTGTATGACGGCGGAGGTCACTTATCTTCCGCCTGCTACTCGCGCGACAACCGTTATCTGGTGATGGTCCGTGACCACTCGAATGTCAATTCGGATATTCTGCTCTACGACCGTGAATCCGGTACGACCAGACTCTTGACCGAGCATCAAGGCGTTGAGCATTTCCAGCTACCTCATTTCGACGATACGGGAACGAAGTTGATTGCGCTGAGCAATCGCGGCCGCGAATACGTCGGTGTCTGCACGATTGACATACACTCGTCTGAGATCACTTGGCTGGAGACGCCTGATGCCGACATCGACGTTCTTTCAGTGGCGCCGGACGGATTGAGCTACGCGTTCGCGCAGAATGATCGCGGATACTCCCGCTTCACGTTTGTGGATCTGCGGCGTGAAACTCGCGTCGGCGGCTATCGCTTCCCCGATGGCATCATTCGCGGATTGACGTATGCTCCCGACAGCAAGAAGATCGCGATTACCTTCGGGACGGCCGATCGGCCTTTTGATGTGTGGCTGTATGACGTTCGCGTGGATGTGCTCGCTCAGTTGACACACTCTGCGACGGGCGGCATTCCGCTCGATATGTTTGTCAAACCTGAACTGATTGAATACGAGACCTTCGACAAACGTAAGATTCCGGCGTTCTGGTATAAGCCTCGCAACGCAACCGGCAAACTTCCCGTCGTCATCGCTATTCACGGCGGCCCCGAGTCACAGGCGCGCCCCGACCTCTCGGGCTGGTTTCAGTATCTGCTCTATAACGGCTACGCGGTCCTCGAACCGAACGTGCGCGGATCCGCGGGCTTTGGCCGCACCTATCTGGAGCTTGACAATGTCCGCAAGCGGATGGACTCCGTCAAAGACATCGAGTACGCGGCCAAGTGGCTCGCCAAACAGAAGGACGTGGACAAGGACAAGATAGTTTTGTATGGAGGAAGCTACGGCGGCTTTATGGTGCTTGCCGGACTTACCAACTATCCGGACTTGTTTGCGGCGGGGATCGACGTCGTGGGAATCTCAAATTTCGTAACTTTCCTCGAGAATACCGGCAAGTATCGCAAAGCGCTGCGCGAAGCGGAATACGGTTCGCTCGAGCATGATCGCGAGTTTCTGGAATCGGTATCACCTCTCAATCATGTGGGCAAAATCAAAGCTCCGCTCTTCGTGATTCAGGGTGCCAACGACCCGCGCGTTCCGCAGTCGGAATCAGATCA
- the coaE gene encoding dephospho-CoA kinase (Dephospho-CoA kinase (CoaE) performs the final step in coenzyme A biosynthesis.), producing the protein MSRISVALTGGIGSGKSTVGTMLRNLGAEVISGDELGRIVLESEQDIQDEIVRRLGADVRDIDGTFNRRLIAARVFASRDAAEWLKQITFPGIYSRWQAARFASQSPVIVFDAALIFEWGIEAEFDEVLVVRAPFEEIIAWSRGRFTEEDLMQRSASQVDTADKAARATCVIDNDGSIKDLELKVIEFWNTHIQPRIA; encoded by the coding sequence GTGAGCAGGATATCCGTTGCATTAACTGGAGGCATTGGCTCCGGTAAGTCAACGGTCGGAACGATGCTGCGAAATCTCGGAGCGGAGGTCATCTCTGGAGATGAGCTTGGGCGAATTGTTCTTGAAAGTGAGCAAGACATTCAAGACGAGATTGTCAGAAGACTTGGTGCGGATGTACGCGACATTGACGGAACTTTCAATCGGCGGTTGATTGCCGCGCGCGTGTTCGCAAGTCGTGATGCGGCTGAGTGGTTGAAACAGATCACCTTCCCGGGAATCTATTCGAGGTGGCAGGCGGCGCGGTTCGCATCTCAAAGTCCAGTGATCGTATTCGATGCCGCACTAATCTTCGAGTGGGGGATAGAGGCGGAGTTCGATGAAGTGCTGGTCGTGCGTGCTCCGTTCGAGGAGATTATTGCATGGTCGCGCGGGCGATTCACTGAAGAAGATCTAATGCAGCGTTCCGCTTCACAAGTTGATACGGCTGACAAGGCTGCGCGTGCGACCTGCGTCATCGACAACGACGGATCGATCAAGGATCTTGAACTCAAGGTTATTGAATTCTGGAACACACATATACAACCACGGATCGCATGA